The genomic region AAGACGTTTGGGATTTAGATAGGCTGAAATTTGAAATTGAAATCATCAACTAACGGGGGCTTTCCTACAAGAAGGAAAAGCTTCTTTTTTTGTTGAAATTAAAGTAATAATCTAATATTTTGGAGAGGGATAGAATGAAAAAGTGCGTCTTTGTTTTTAGCTTTTTAATGATCGTTTCTATGTGTTTCTCATATTATCAATGGACTAGTTATAAAACCATTCAATCTAACCAAAACAAAGCTTTAGCTCAAACAATGAAAAGTGTACATGGGCAACTAAATCATATTTATAACTTAAATAACCACTTCCTAACGAATAATAAGTATGATGTGGAGTCGGATTCAGTTGGTCGTGTTTTTACTCTAAAAAGATTTATAGTTCCATTGCAATATCTTGACCCTAGCCATCAAAAAGATTGGCAAACTATTGAAAATGCTATAAGTGTTTCCATTAACCTATATGATAACATCTTTGCTGGTAGTGCCCCCTTAACACAACAACAAGAAAAGTTCTTACTAGATATGAATAAATTAATAAAAGGTATAGAAAAGTCAATACCGACAGTAATTCATTTAACAGGAAGTGAGTTAAATAAAATTAATAGCGAGTCCTTAGAGAAAGCAGTTAGGGAAGCTATATCTTTCAGAGAGAAATGGAAAGACCGTTACTGATTATAATTTTTAAAATTACTACATCTGTGAATTGAGCCAATAATGGATTGACACTTTTTGTTTGAACTTATTGAACTAAAGAGGCAGGTTAGTTAAGAACGGCTAGTTAAGAAAAGGGTGGCAGAATGACAAGAATAGGACTAATTAGGCACGGAATAACTGAATGGAATTCCTTGGGTAAGGCTCAAGGTGTAAGTGATATTCCTTTAAATGAAACTGGCAGAAAGCAAGCCTCTGACATTGGTGATAGGCTTCTTCTTGAAGAACGGTGGGATATACTCATTACGAGTGACTTATCAAGGGCAATTGAAACCGCGAATATTATTGGTAGTAAAATTGGATTGCCCATTAGTCATATTGATAAAAGGGTACGAGAAATAAATTGTGGAGAAATTGAAGGGACTACGGAAGAACAAAGGATCAAAAAGTGGGGTAGTGAGTGGCGTAATATAGAACTTGGAATGGAAAAGTTTGAAGATGTATCTAATAGAGGTGTAGATTTCTTGAATGATATTGCTTGCACAAATGAAGGGAAACGAATATTGGTAGTCAGCCACGGTGCTTTAATTGGATTGACCTTACAAAAGTTACTCCCTCAGAAATTCCCGCAAACCTATATTGATAATACTTCAATTACTATTTTAAATAAAAAAGAAGATAAATGGAAGTGTGCTTTATATAACTGTACTCGACATTTGAATTGAAATATTATATAAAACCAACGGATCCTTTAGCTAAAGGAGTTGCAACACTCCTTTCTTTTAAAGCCATTGGACACAGTTGTTAAACAAAACGAGGTGATATAAATGAATTGTGGAAGTGTATTCCATCAAATAGAAGTAGCTGTTAATACAATAATTCAAATTATCGAAGATTTAGAAGAAAAAGATCTACAAAAAAGACCTACTCCCAACAAACATTCAATTGGAGAGATATTAGAGCATTTAGCAATAATCTGTGAAGCAGATTGGCGTATTTCCAATGAAGTATCGGAAGAAGAAATGGCAGATTTCTATTCGGGAGTATCGTATAAAACTTTGGATTCAATAAAAAATGGTTTACTTACAAATTTTAGTTCATTAAAAAGTAATTATAAGAATATGTCCGACGAAGAACTTATGTCGGAAACTACTTCGTATTGGGGTTTGACTTACACAAGATACGAATGGCTGTTAGAGGTTTTAGCTCACGTTTATCATCATAGAGGACAATTACACGCTATGCTTGTTCATTGTTATGAAAAAGACCCTAACATCTTAATGTTTGAATAATTCTTCTTCAACAAACGGGTGCAAAAGTTAAACAAGAGATCATCAAATCGATGGTCTTTATTTTTATGAAAAAATGATTGGAATATTATGTTAATATAGATTATAAGGATCTCGTGCTAACGAAGCAGGTTAGTTTAATAAGCAAATAAATCAGAAGGGAGTAATATATGGTTATTTTAATAAGTGCTGTAAGTGGTACTGGTAAAACCTTGATGGCTCAAAAGTTACTAGACAAATATCATATTTCTTATCTTTCTATAGACCATTTAAAAATGGGCTTGTACAGAGGAGATAAAAATTGTGGATTTACACCACTAGATAGTAACGAAGTCATTGGAGATAAACTCTGGCCAATATTAAAAGGGATCATTATGACAAATATCGAGAATGAACAACATATCATTATTGAAGGATGCTATATATTGCCTCATTATATGAAGGGCTTTGACATCAATTATTCAGATAAAATCATTCCAGTATTTTTAGGTTTTTCGACGAATTATATTCAAGAAAACTACGAAACAAAAATAGTGAAACATAGGAATGCTATTGAACTCCGTAATTGGCCCGAAGAAATAACGATAAAAGAACTAATCAAGGAACATAAAGAATTTAAAACAAAATGTTTACAAGCAGGTGTTAGGTATTTTGAAATTGAAAACGACTATGACAAAGAAATATTGAATGTTTATGACTATATAGAGGCTGAAAAAAGGAGAATTAAACCTTTATAAATTGGGGTTCTCAATTATAGTTATTGAAGTAACGGGGGCGTTCGTATTATAAGGTTAACCAGATTTTACTGGTTGACCTTTTTTATATAGGACCTATTATATCAGTAGCCAGGGTAGGACGAACGGGTGCGTGGGACCATTGATCCCGTCAACTAAACTGTCCACCCCCTACTCATAGAAACATGTTTGAGGCTGGTTGAGAC from Salirhabdus salicampi harbors:
- a CDS encoding histidine phosphatase family protein, coding for MTRIGLIRHGITEWNSLGKAQGVSDIPLNETGRKQASDIGDRLLLEERWDILITSDLSRAIETANIIGSKIGLPISHIDKRVREINCGEIEGTTEEQRIKKWGSEWRNIELGMEKFEDVSNRGVDFLNDIACTNEGKRILVVSHGALIGLTLQKLLPQKFPQTYIDNTSITILNKKEDKWKCALYNCTRHLN
- a CDS encoding DinB family protein, which gives rise to MNCGSVFHQIEVAVNTIIQIIEDLEEKDLQKRPTPNKHSIGEILEHLAIICEADWRISNEVSEEEMADFYSGVSYKTLDSIKNGLLTNFSSLKSNYKNMSDEELMSETTSYWGLTYTRYEWLLEVLAHVYHHRGQLHAMLVHCYEKDPNILMFE
- a CDS encoding 2-phosphoglycerate kinase; this encodes MVILISAVSGTGKTLMAQKLLDKYHISYLSIDHLKMGLYRGDKNCGFTPLDSNEVIGDKLWPILKGIIMTNIENEQHIIIEGCYILPHYMKGFDINYSDKIIPVFLGFSTNYIQENYETKIVKHRNAIELRNWPEEITIKELIKEHKEFKTKCLQAGVRYFEIENDYDKEILNVYDYIEAEKRRIKPL